A window of the Gossypium arboreum isolate Shixiya-1 chromosome 2, ASM2569848v2, whole genome shotgun sequence genome harbors these coding sequences:
- the LOC108462826 gene encoding DUF21 domain-containing protein At2g14520-like, which produces MAVEVRCCGTDFIIHILIILLLVLFAGMMSGLTLGLMSLSLVDLEVLAKSGTPTHRKHAAKILPVVKNQHLLLCTLLLCNAAAMEALPIFLDGLVTAWGAILISVTLILVFGEIIPQAVCSRYGLAIGATVAPIVQVLVWICFPVAYPISKLLDFLLGHRHVALFRRAELKTLVNLHGNEAGKGGELTHDETTIIAGALELTEKTAKDAMTPISETFAIDINAKLDRELMSLVLEKGHSRVPVYYEQPTNIIGVILVKNLLTIHPEDEVPVKRVTIRRIPRIQEALPLYDILNEFQKGHSHMAVIVRRCDKTEQSPSTNSAKGPLPEVKVDIDGEKHPRESALRRKHSFKKWKSLPVTSNSFKSGSRSRKWTKGLNSDILHLNGNPLPTHSEEEAVGIITMEDVIEELLQEEIFDETDHHYDD; this is translated from the exons ATGGCGGTGGAGGTAAGATGTTGCGGAACCGATTTCATTATTCACATACTCATAATACTATTGTTGGTGTTGTTCGCTGGGATGATGTCCGGCCTTACTTTAGGCCTTATGTCCTTGAGTCTTGTTGATCTTGAGGTTCTTGCCAAGTCTGGTACTCCCACTCATCGTAAACATGCCG CAAAGATATTGCCGGTTGTCAAAAACCAGCATTTGTTGCTTTGTACGCTACTTCTATGCAATGCCGCTGCAATGGAG GCACTTCCCATTTTCCTTGATGGTCTGGTCACAGCATGGGGTGCTATCCTAATTTCGGTTACCTTGATTCTTGTGTTTGGTGAG ATAATACCGCAAGCTGTTTGTTCTCGATACGGTTTGGCAATTGGTGCAACAGTGGCTCCTATTGTTCAAGTTCTTGTTTGGATCTGTTTTCCTGTTGCCTACCCAATAAGCAAG CTGTTGGACTTTCTTCTAGGCCATAGACATGTTGCACTTTTCCGGAGAGCTGAGTTGAAAACACTAGTAAATTTGCATGGCAATGAG GCCGGAAAAGGTGGAGAACTGACGCATGATGAGACAACAATTATTGCTGGAGCACTTGAGCTTACTGAGAAAACTGCTAAAGATGCCATGACGCCCATATCTGAAACATTTGCAATTGATATTAATGCCAAGTTAGACAG GGAATTAATGAGTTTAGTTTTGGAGAAAGGGCATAGCAGAGTACCAGTTTATTATGAGCAGCCTACAAACATTATTGGAGTCATTTTG GTCAAGAATTTATTGACAATCCACCCTGAAGATGAAGTGCCTGTGAAAAGGGTTACTATACGAAGGATTCCAAG GATTCAAGAGGCGTTGCCATTATATGATATATTAAATGAATTTCAAAAGGGTCATAGCCACATGGCCGTTATTGTAAGACGATGTGACAAGACAGAGCAGTCGCCATCTACTAACTCTGCCAAGG GTCCCTTGCCGGAAGTGAAAGTCGACATTGATGGCGAAAAACATCCTCGAGAGAGTGCTTTAAGACGAAAGCATTCATTTAAGAAATGGAAGAGCCTTCCCGTCACTAGTAATTCTTTTAAAAGTGGTTCTCGGAGCAGGAAGTGGACAAAAGGTTTGAATTCAGACATCCTACATCTAAATGGCAATCCACTCCCAACACACTCTGAAGAAGAGGCTGTTGGCATAATAACAATGGAAGATGTCATTGAAGAGCTTTTACAG GAAGAGATCTTTGACGAGACAGATCATCATTACGACGACTGA
- the LOC108466954 gene encoding probable pectin methylesterase CGR3 isoform X1 — protein sequence MSRRPVNPARRFADGGSIPFVGSVQSKTRSSPFLSIGLLVVGAILLIGYLHYGSGQSTSVKEAPSKVEGGSSCTLEVQRALPVLKKAYGDSMHKVLHVGPDTCSVVSKLLKEDDTQAWGVEPYDLDDADAGCKSLVHKGIVRVADIKFPLPYRAKSFSLVIVSDALDYLSPRYLNRTLPELARVSSDGVIIFSGYLGQQRAKVTELSKFGRPAKYRSSTWWIRYFVETKLEENEAAANKFEQASTKRSYKPACQVFHLRSLH from the exons ATGTCAAGGAGGCCTGTAAATCCTGCTCGGCGCTTTGCTGATGGCGGAAGCATCCCTTTTGTTGGCTCAGTACAGTCTAAGACACGTTCATCACCATTCTTATCTATTGGGCTTTTGGTTGTG GGTGCAATTCTTCTGATTGGCTATTTGCATTATGGTTCAG GGCAATCCACCAGTGTAAAAGAAGCACCAAGTAAAGTTGAAG GTGGTTCTTCATGCACATTAGAAGTTCAGAGAGCACTACCTGTTCTGAAGAAGGCTTATGGTGACAGCATGCATAAGGTACTGCATGTAGGCCCAGATACTTGTTCAGTGGTCTCTAAGTTATTaaaagaagatgatactcaagcCTGGGGTGTGGAGCCATATGACTTAGATGATGCTGATGCTGGTTGCAAAAGTCTTGTGCATAAAGGCATCGTGCGTGTGGCAGATATCAAGTTTCCTCTTCCATACCGTGCAAAATCCTTTTCCCTAGTCATTGTGTCAGATGCCTTGGATTACTTGTCTCCTAGGTACCTTAATAGAACTCTTCCAGAACTGGCGAGGGTATCATCTGATGGTGTTATTATATTTTCTG GTTATCTAGGTCAGCAGAGAGCTAAGGTTACAGAGCTATCCAAATTTGGTCGTCCT GCCAAATATCGAAGTTCAACTTGGTGGATAAGATATTTTGTTGAGACTAAACTAGAGGAGAATGAAGCCGCTGCAAACAAGTTTGAACAAGCATCAACGAAGAGGTCATACAAGCCAGCTTGTCAAGTTTTCCACTTAAGGTCGTTACATTAA
- the LOC108466954 gene encoding probable pectin methylesterase CGR2 isoform X2: MSRRPVNPARRFADGGSIPFVGSVQSKTRSSPFLSIGLLGAILLIGYLHYGSGQSTSVKEAPSKVEGGSSCTLEVQRALPVLKKAYGDSMHKVLHVGPDTCSVVSKLLKEDDTQAWGVEPYDLDDADAGCKSLVHKGIVRVADIKFPLPYRAKSFSLVIVSDALDYLSPRYLNRTLPELARVSSDGVIIFSGYLGQQRAKVTELSKFGRPAKYRSSTWWIRYFVETKLEENEAAANKFEQASTKRSYKPACQVFHLRSLH, encoded by the exons ATGTCAAGGAGGCCTGTAAATCCTGCTCGGCGCTTTGCTGATGGCGGAAGCATCCCTTTTGTTGGCTCAGTACAGTCTAAGACACGTTCATCACCATTCTTATCTATTGGGCTTTTG GGTGCAATTCTTCTGATTGGCTATTTGCATTATGGTTCAG GGCAATCCACCAGTGTAAAAGAAGCACCAAGTAAAGTTGAAG GTGGTTCTTCATGCACATTAGAAGTTCAGAGAGCACTACCTGTTCTGAAGAAGGCTTATGGTGACAGCATGCATAAGGTACTGCATGTAGGCCCAGATACTTGTTCAGTGGTCTCTAAGTTATTaaaagaagatgatactcaagcCTGGGGTGTGGAGCCATATGACTTAGATGATGCTGATGCTGGTTGCAAAAGTCTTGTGCATAAAGGCATCGTGCGTGTGGCAGATATCAAGTTTCCTCTTCCATACCGTGCAAAATCCTTTTCCCTAGTCATTGTGTCAGATGCCTTGGATTACTTGTCTCCTAGGTACCTTAATAGAACTCTTCCAGAACTGGCGAGGGTATCATCTGATGGTGTTATTATATTTTCTG GTTATCTAGGTCAGCAGAGAGCTAAGGTTACAGAGCTATCCAAATTTGGTCGTCCT GCCAAATATCGAAGTTCAACTTGGTGGATAAGATATTTTGTTGAGACTAAACTAGAGGAGAATGAAGCCGCTGCAAACAAGTTTGAACAAGCATCAACGAAGAGGTCATACAAGCCAGCTTGTCAAGTTTTCCACTTAAGGTCGTTACATTAA
- the LOC108466953 gene encoding protein trichome birefringence-like 13, giving the protein MATANMLSSLFPLFSLVCFISIFCLLSLSRKASISSSSPTHPYFHQVKPTMVTGNIEPNATSGSFPYTSSSSSCDYSDGSWIHDPDVRLDRYDSSCKEIFKGWNCILNKKSNGRDIVKWRWKPRNCHLPPFDPLKFLHSYRDTNIGFVGDSLNRNMFVSLFCALRRVAGDVKKWRPAGADRGFTFLHYNLTIAYHRTNLLARYVGQLIVMVASWKTLDIKRVIELMLIFRKALGKRLQASMIYSSLTQDTGGGLLQNLTQSSHPCFSLKGGAFKRKLICLLLPGQTRIEPELTECLWRKQCNQVLLNFFVHNHPDILKEVIGTRVVHVSGYSLYHQKKWKNSSH; this is encoded by the exons ATGGCAACAGCAAATATGCTCTCATCTCTTTTCCCTTTATTCTCACTCGTATGCTTCATCTCAATCTTTTGCCTTCTCTCTCTTTCTAGAAAAGCctccatttcttcttcttccccAACACATCCATACTTCCATCAAGTAAAACCCACCATGGTCACCGGTAACATCGAGCCCAATGCCACCTCCGGATCTTTCCCTTATACGTCGAGCAGCTCTTCATGCGATTACTCTGACGGGTCGTGGATCCACGACCCGGATGTGAGATTGGATCGATATGACAGTAGCTGCAAGGAAATATTCAAAGGATGGAATTGCATTCTGAACAAAAAATCAAACGGTCGAGATATCGTTAAGTGGCGATGGAAACCTCGTAACTGCCATCTCCCGCCCTTCGATCCTCTCAAGTTTCTTCACAGTTACAGGGATACTAATATCG GGTTTGTTGGTGATTCCCTAAACAGAAACatgtttgtttctttgttttgcGCTCTGAGACGTGTGGCCGGTGATGTGAAGAAATGGCGTCCGGCTGGAGCTGATCGTGGCTTTACTTTTCTTCACTATAATCTTACCATTGCATATCATCGAACTAATCTTTTGGCACGCTATG TTGGTCAGCTAATAGTAATGGTGGCAAGTTGGAAGACCTTGGATATAAAGAGGGTTATAGAGTTGATGTTGATATTCCGGAAGGCACTTGGGAAAAGGCTCCAGGCTTCCATGATATACTCATCTTTAACGCAGGACACTG GTGGTGGGCTCCTTCAAAATTTGACCCAATCAAGTCACCCATGCTTTTCTTTGAAAGGG GGTGCTTTCAAAAGAAAGCTTATTTGCTTGCTGCTGCCTGGACAAACTCGGATCGAGCCTGAACTGACTGAATGTTTGTGGAGAAAACAATGCAACCAAGTGCTATTAAACTTTTTCGTACACAATCACCCAGACATTTTGAAGGAGGTGATTGGGACCAGGGTGGTTCATGTCAGCGGTTACAGCCTTTATCACCAAAAGAA GTGGAAGAACTCTTCTCATTGA